In Pseudomonas coleopterorum, the genomic window CGCCATCACGACTCCCACCGGCAACGCGATCAACGACGAAACGCCCACCATCAACAAGGTGTCGAGGGCGCCCTGCAGCAGACGGTCAAACCACATAGCCCAGCTCCTCTACCTGTTGTGCCCATTGCCGGGCGCGCTGCAGCAGATGCTCACGGTCATGGGGCGAATTGCTCACCGCCACGACCAGGCTGCCCAGCGCCCGCCCTTGAATGCGTTCGATCCCGCCCTGCAGCAGGCTGACCTGCCCGCCCAGCAGGTTGAACAGCGAGGATAGATCCGCTTCACCCGTCTGTGCCCCGGTTACGCCCAAGCGCAACACCAGCGCGGCCTCGGGTGTCGGCGCCGTACTGCGCAGACGTGCTCGCAGCTCATCGGACAGGCCGTGTTGCAACGGTGCCAGCAGAGTGCGGCTGACCTCATGCCGAGGGTCGCCGAAGACCTGCCACACTGGCCCCTGCTCGACCACCTGGCCGCCCTCGAGCACCACCACGCGGTCGCAGATGGCACGGATCACGGCCATTTCGTGGGTGATCAAAATGATCGTCAGCCCCAGGCGCCAATTGATGTCGCGCAACAGCGCCAGGATCGATTCGGTGGTCTCCGGATCCAGCGCCGAAGTGGCTTCGTCGCACAGCAGGATCTGCGGGTCGTGGACCAGCGCGCGGGCGATGCCGACGCGCTGCTTCTGCCCGCCGGACAGCTGCGCCGGGTACGCGTCGCGCTTGCCCTGCAGGCCGACCAGTTCGAGCAGTTCACCGACCTTGCGCCAGCGCTCGGCCTGGGGCACGCCGGCGACCTTGAGCGGCAGCTCGACGTTCTGCCACACGGTTTTCGCCGACATCAGGTTGAAGTGCTGGAAGATCATGCCGATGCGTCGCCGCAGCGCCACCAGGCGATCCTCGTCGAAATCACCGATGTCCACCTGATCGATCAGCACGCGCCCACTGCTGGGCTGTTCCAGCCGGTTGATGGTGCGGATCAGCGACGACTTGCCGGCGCCGCTGCGGCCGATGATGCCGAACACTTCACCCCGCTCGATGGTCAGGTCGATACCTTGCAAGGCCTGCACCGGACCCTGCGCGCCCTCATAGGTCTTGCCGACGCCGATGAAGCGCACCAGGCTGTTGGCCAGTTGCGGGTGCAGCTCCAGGGGTTCGGCAGGCTGCCGGGCAAGGCCGGCGGTATCGGCCAGACGGCGTTGGACATTGGTGGTGGGCATACTCACTCCTTCCAGCCGACTTGGTAGAGCTTGCCGTTGATCTTGTCGAGCGAAGCGCGCACGACGGGCGAGTGTTGGTAGATATCCACGAACTTGGCCAGGCGCGGATCATCCTTGCGCTCGGGCTTGATCACGAACTGGATCACGTACTCGGGATGGTCGAGGCCGTCGAACAGCAAGGCCGAGCCGGCATCGAAGGTCTTGGCCAGGCGGATGTAGGCCGGGTAGCCCTGCACCAGATCGGCGTCGTCGTAGGCGCGCACCAGTTGCACGGCTTCGACCTGAAGAATCTTGATGCCCTTGGGGTTGGTGAGGATGTCGTCTTCGGTGGCCTTGTAGCCAACCCCCGGCTTGAGGGTGATCAAGCCGGCCTTGGCCAGCAGTTGCAGGCCGCGACCGCTGTTGATCGGGTCGTTGGCGATGGCCACGCTGGCGCCCTTGGGCAGCTCGTCAAAGCTTTTGTAGCGTTTGGAATACAGCCCGACGTTGTTGATGATGCCCGGTGCATAGGGCACCAGGTCGGTACCGGCCTGGGTATTGGCGTTTTCCAGAAAGGGGATGTGCTGGAAGTAGTTCACGTCGATGTCGCCGGCGGCCAGGCTGACGTTGGGCGCGATCCAGTCGGTGAACTCCACCAGCTTGACGGTCAGACCTTGTTTCTTGGCTTCCTCCACGGCGGTTTCCAGGGGAATGGCGAAGGCGGCGGTGGTGCCGACGATCAGGGGCTTGTCATCGGCGGCGTGGGCCAGGCCGGTGAGGAGGGTGAGGGCGAGTAGCAGGGTGGGTTTGAGCATGGTGTTGGTCCATTGGTTTTTGTGGGGTTGGGAGGGCCTCTGCCGCGAAGAGGCCCGGTCAAGCACCGCGCTTGCAACTGAAACCGGCATGCCCCTCGGGCAACCCCGGGCCTTGGCCGAAGACCTTTTCGCGCAACGTGCCCTGGGCATAGGCGGTCTTGTACGAACCGCGCGCCTGAAGCACCGGAATCACCAGATCGATGAAGTCGACGTAGCTTTCCGGCGTGACCGTGCGGGTCAGGTTGAACCCGTCCAGGCCGGTCTCGGCGATCCAGGCTTCGAGTTCGTCGGCAACCTGTTCCGGGTCGCCGACCAAGGTGATGTAGCGTCCGCCCAGAGCGTGCTGGTCGAGCAGTTTGCGGCGGGTCCAGTCGTTGTTCTGCAGGGTCTTGGTGGCCGATTCGATGGCGTTGCCCTTCACGTACTGAATGGGCTCGTCGAGTTCGTAGCGGGCAAAGTCGATCGCGGTGGAGGCGGCGAAGTGGGCGACGCCGGCCTCGGCGCTGGCGTAGCTCAGGTATTCGTCATGCTTGGCCCAGGCCTGGGCCTGGGTGGCAGCGACGATGACCGTGATGCCCATAAAGACCTTCACGGCCTGGGGATCGCGGCCGGCTGCGCGGGCTGCGTCGCGCACCTTGTCCACCTGGGCGCGGGTGGCCTGCTTGTTCTGTCCGCTGATGAACACGCATTCGGCATGCTGACCGGCGAACTGCAGGCCCCGTGACGAGCTGCCGGCCTGGAACAGCAGCGGTGTGCGCTGTGGCGAGGGTTCACAGAGGTGGTAACCCTGGACCCGGTAGAACTCGCCTTCATGCTGCACCTTGTGGACCTTTTCCGGCTGGGCGTAGATGCGCCGCTCGCGGTCTTCGACGACAGCGTCGTCTTCCCAGCTGCCTTCCCAGAGCTTGTAGAGCACCTCCAGGTATTCGTCGGCCTGATCGTAACGGCGGTCGTGCTCCACCTGCTGGGTCAGGCCCATGGCCTTGGCCGCACTGTCCAGGTAGCCGGTGACGATGTTCCAGCCGACCCGACCGCGGGTCAGGTGATCGAGCGTGGACAGGCGTCGGGCGAACAGATAGGGCGCTTCGTAGGTGAGGTTGGCGGTCAGGCCGAAACCCAAGTGGCGGGTGACCGCGGCCATGGCCGATACCAGCAGCAACGGGTCGTTGACCGGCAGCTGGATCGACTCCTTCAAGGTCACATCGACCGAATCCTGATAGATGTCGTAGACCCCGACGATGTCGGCGATGAACAGCCCATCGAACAGACCGCGCTCCAGCAATTGGGCCAGCTCGGTCCAGTATTCCAAGGTCTTGTACTGGCTCGACGTGTCGCGCGGATGGGTCCACAGGCCGTGGTTGATGTGGCCCACGCAGTTCATGTTGAAGGCGTTGAGGAGGATCTGCTTCTTGCTCATCAGATCGTCCCCCGGCGGGGTGGCAGCTGGTCGTTGAGGTAGTAGTTGCCGATCGCGTGGTACTTCCAGCGCACCGGGTCGTGCAGGGTGTGCACGCGGGCGTTGCGCCAGTGCCGGTCCAGGCCATGCTCGGCCAGGGTGGCCTGGCTGCCCGCCAGTTCGAACAGGGTGCTACCGGCGGTCAGGGAAATTTCGGTGCTGAGGGCGCGGGCTTCGGCCACGGCGATCGAGGCGGCGCCAACGTGTTCGGCGGTGGGCTCGACCTGGGCTTTGTCGAGGATTTCGCCGGCACGCTCCAGCAGCGCTTCGGCGGCGTGCAGGCGGATGGCCAGATGGCCGAAGCTCTTGAGCGACAGCGGATCTTCCACTGCCTTGTCGCTGGTCGCGTCGATCCACGGCCGGGTACGGGTGCGGACGAATTGCAATGCGTCCTCGAATGCCCCGCGCGCGATGCCGGTGTCGATCGCGGCGTGAAGAATCTGCGCGAACGGGCCGACCGTAGTGGGCCGTTCGAACGCGCTTTGAAACGGTACGATGGCGTCGGCGCTGACCCAGACGTTGTCGAACACCACCGAGCCGCTGCCCGTGGTGCGCTGGCCGAAGCCGCTCCAGTCGTCGATGACCTGGACTCCGGCACTGTCGGCGGGCACGAAGGCCAGTTGCTGTACGCCCTGTTCATCGATCACCGAAGTGGGAATGCATTGGGCATACAGCGCGCCGGTGGCGTAGAACTTGCGGCCATTGATGCGGAAACCGTCGCCGTCGCGGGTCAGGCGCGTAGTGCGGTCGTGGGCGGTGCGGGTGCCGAGTTCGGCCAGGGCGTTGCCCAGCCGCTGGCCTGCCAGCACATCGGCGTACAGGCGCTGCTGCTGCGCCGGGCTGCCGTTGATGCGCAGCACTTCCAGGGCATAGAAGTGATTCTGCGGGATCTGTCCCAGCGAGCCGTCGGCAGCCGCCAGCAGAGCGATGACCTGGGCCAGGGTCACGTTGGACACACCGGCTCCGCCGAACGCCCTGGGCACACTGATGCCACCCAGGCCGGAGCGGGAGAACAGCGTCAGTTCGGTGTGGGGCAACTGCCGCTCGCGGTCGCGCAGGGCGCTGTCGTGCTGCAACTGGGGGGCCAGCTGCCGGGCAACCTCCAGCGCCTGCTGATCGTTGGCGATGCGTGCGACGCCGTCGAGGGGGTGGGGCAATGAGCTCATGCTGATCTCCAGCGGTCTGGTCAAATCCAGGAATGGCGTGCAGGCAGGCTGCCGTTCAGGTGATAGGCGCCGACGGCGTGATATTTCCAGCGCACGGGATCGTGCAGGGTGTGCACGCGGGCGTTGCGCCAGTGACGGTCGAGGTTGAACTCGGCGAGGGTGGCGCGGCTGCCGGCCAGCTCGAAAAGCTTTTCACTGGCCTGCAGGGCGACTTCGGTGGTGATCACCTTGGCCTCGGCCACGGCGATCGAGGCCTGGCCGGCGAGGGCGGCGTCCACCGGCCCCTGGCCAATCTGGTCGAGCGCGCGGGCGGCCTTGCGCAGCAGTGCCTGCGCGGCGTGCAGTTCCAGCTTCAAGCGACCGATGTCGGCGATCACGAACGGATCATCGCTGGCACGCTCGACCCCGGCATCGATCCACGGGCGCGATTTTTCCCGGACGAAGGCGATGGTGTCGTCGATCGCCGCTTCGGCAATCCCGGCGTCGATGGCGGCCTGCATCAGTTGCGACACGGCGCCCTGAATGTTCGGTTGCTGTGCCTGGCGCCAGATCTGCACCACATGGGCGTCGGGTACGTGCGCATTTTCGAGCACGACAGTGCCGCTGGCGGTGGTGCGCTGGCCGAAGCCGGACCAGTCGTCGACGATGCGCAGGCCAGGTGTGCCGCGGCGTACGAACGCCATAACCAGACGCTGTTCATCGTCCACGGCCTTGACTGCTACCCAGTGGGCGAACAGCGCGCCGGTGGAGTAGAACTTTTGCCCGCTGATTCGCCCGCCGTCATCGTCGCGGACGATGCGGGTGTTGATTTCCAACGTGTTGCGGGCGCCGCGTTCAGGGCCGCCGTTGCCGATGCGCGCGCCTCCGAGCACGGCAGTGAATAGCGCGTGCTGCTGCGCTTCGGTAGCGGTGCCGCGCAGCATCTGCAAGATGCCGAAATGGTTCTGTGGGATCTGCCCCAGAGCTGGATCGGCGGCGCTGATGACGCGGAAGACCTCGGCCAGGGTCACGAAACTGACGTCGGGGCCACCGAAGGCGCGTGGCACGGTGATGCTGCCCAGGCCGCTGGCGGTGAACTGCTCGATCAGTGGCCAGGGCAGTTCACGTTGCTGGTCTCGCCTGGCAGCGTGGGTGCGGGCACTGGCGGCAAGCGCCTGCGCGGCTTCGAGTGCGTCGGCGTCGTTGCGCAGGATCTGCGCAGGCAAGAGTGCCGGGCCGTTGTCGGTTGTTGTCTGTGGTTGGGGGTGTTCGAGGGAAATCGAGTGGTTGACCATACCGTCCTCACGTCATGCAGGGCGTATGTCGCCTTGCTTGGATGTACGCAGGTCCGGTGGTCCGGTTCATATACCCTAATCGTTTGTTAAATTTAAATGAACTAACGATTGGGAATATGGATAGATGTGTTTTTTTATGGCTGTACAGTGACCCTTGTGGGAGCGGGGCGGAGCCCCGCTCCCACATCTGGGGTGTGTCAGAGACGCCGCGGCGCGCCCTTCGCGGGCAGAGCCCGCTCCCACAAGCTGCGGTGTGTCAGGTACAGCGCAGCGTGTTCTTCGCGGGCAGAGCCCGCTCCCACAAGCTGCGGTGTATCAGGTACAGCGCAGTGTGTCCTTCGCGGGCAGAGCCCGCTCCCACAAGCTGCGGTGTGTCAGGTACAGCGCAGCGTGTTCTTCGCGGGCAGAGCCCGCTCCCACAAGCTGCGGTGTATCAGGTACAGCGCAGCGTGTTCTTCGCGGGCAGAGCCCGCTCCCACAAGCTGCGGTGTATCAGGTACAGCGCAGTGTGTCCTTCGCGGGCAGAGCCCGCTCCCACAAGCTGCGGTGTGTCAGGTACAGCGCAGTGTGTCCTTCGCGGGCAAGACCCGCTCCCACAATCGAGGGTCAGGTGGGGCGGGTGAGGGTCTTGACGCCTTCGCTGGCGCCCAGCAGCAGCACATCGGCCGGGCGGGCGGCGAACAGGCCATTGGTGACCACGCCGACGATGGCGTTGATCTGTGTTTCCAACGCCACCGGGTCGGTGATCTGCATGTTGTACACGTCGATGATGATGTTGCCGTTGTCGGTCACCACACCCTCGCGGTAGACCGGGTCGCCGCCCAGTTTCACCAGCTGGCGCGCGACATGGCTGCGGGCCATCGGGATGACTTCCACCGGCAGCGGAAACTCGCCCAGCACCGGCACCAGCTTGCTGCCGTCGGCGATACAGATGAACGTGGTGGCCACGGCCGCGACGATCTTCTCGCGGGTCAACGCAGCGCCGCCGCCCTTGATCAGGTTCAGGTGCTCGTCGCTTTCATCTGCGCCGTCGACGTAGAACTCCAGGTCGCCCACACTGTTGAGTTCGTACACCGGAATGCCATGGCCCTTGAGCCTGGCCGCGGTCGCTTCGGAGCTGGCCACGGCGCCGTCGAAGGCGCTTTTGTGCTGCGCCAGCGCGTCGATGAAGCAGTTGGCGGTGGACCCGGTGCCCACGCCGACGACGCTCTTTTCGCCCAGCTTGGGCAGAATGAAATCCACGGCAGCCTGGGCGACGGCCTGTTTGAGTTGGTCCTGGGTCATGCAAGCTCCGCAGCGGCAGTTGGGGCTCTAGTGGTTGTGGCCCCGAAGGCGCGCATTATAAGGGCAAAACCTTGGTTTTGCCGTGGTCGTTGGCTTAGACTCGTCGGCCCTGCCCGTTATCGTCAGTGATGTCCGCCATGCTCGAACAGTACGTAAAGATGATCCTCACCTCGCGCGTCTACGACGTTGCGGTGGAAACCCCTTTGCAGCCCGCCGGGCAGCTGTCCGAGCGCCTGAACAACAAGATTCTGCTCAAGCGCGAAGACTTGCAGCCGGTGTTCTCGTTCAAGATTCGCGGCGCCTACAACAAGCTGGCGCAGCTCAGCGCAGAGGAACTGGCCCGTGGCGTCGTCACCGCCTCGGCCGGCAACCATGCCCAGGGCCTGGCGCTGGCGGCGCGCGAGCTGGGGATCAAGGCCACCATCGTGATGCCCAACACCACCCCCGAGATCAAGATCGAAGGCGTGCGTTCGCGCGGCGGCATCGTGGTGCTGCACGGCGACTCGTTTCCCGAGGCCCTGGCTCATTCGCTCAAGCTGGTGGACGAGCAGGGCATGGTCTACATCCATCCCTACGACGACCCGTACACCATCGCCGGCCAGGGCACGGTGGCGATGGAGATTCTGCGTCAGCATCCGGGCGATCTCGACGCGATCTTCGTGCCGGTGGGCGGCGGCGGTCTGATCGCGGGCATCGCCGCGTACGTCAAGTACCTGCGGCCGGGCATCAAGGTCATCGGCGTCGAGCCGGACGATTCCAACTGCCTGCAGCAAGCCATGCGTGCCGGTGAGCGCGTGGTGCTGCCGCAGGTCGGGTTGTTCGCCGACGGTGTGGCGGTGGCGCAGATCGGCCAGTACACCTTCGAGATCTGCAAGGATCACGTGGACGAAGTGATCACCGTCAGCACCGACGAGATCTGTGCGGCGATCAAGGACATCTACGACGATACCCGCTCGATCACCGAACCTGCCGGCGCGCTCGGGGTGGCGGGGATCAAGAAGTACGTCGAGGCACGAGGTGTGTCGGGGCAGACCCTGGTAGCGATCGATTCGGGTGCCAACGTCAACTTCGACCGGCTGCGCCACGTGGCCGAGCGGGCCGAGCTGGGCGAGGGGCGCGAAGCCATTATCGCGGTGACCATTCCCGAGCGTCCGGGCAGCTTCAAGGCCTTCTGCGAAGCCATCGGCAAACGGCAGATCACCGAGTTCAACTACCGCTACCACACCGGTCACGAGGCACACATTTTCGTCGGCGTGCAGACCCACCCCGAGCGGGATCCGCGGGCGGTGCTGGTGCAGACGCTGCAATCCCATGGCTTCCCGGTGCTGGACCTGACCGACAACGAGCTGGCCAAGCTGCACATTCGTCATATGGTCGGTGGCCATGCGGTCCGGGTCAGCGACGAGATGGTCCTGCGCTTCGAGTTCCCGGAGCGTCCGGGTGCGCTGTTCAACTTCCTCGACAAGCTGGGCGGGCGCTGGAACATCTCGATGTTCCACTACCGCAACCACGGCGCCGCCGATGGGCGTGTGGTGGCTGGGCTACAGGTGCCTGAAGAGGAGCGCCATCTGGTGGCCGGCGCGCTGGCCGAAATCGGCTACCCGTTCTGGGACGAGACGGACAACCCGGCTTATCAGTTGTTTCTGGGGTAGTGATGCGGTGCCTGGATTGAGTCCGTAGTGTGCCATTCGCGGGCAGAGGGCTCGCCGCCCGCCCCGCTCCCACAAGAGCGACCCCGGCTTATCAGTTGTTTCTGGGTAGTGATGCAGGGCCTGGCTTGAGTCCGTGGTGGGTCATTCGCGGGCAGAGCCCACTCCCACAAGAGCGACCCCGGCTTATCGGTTGTTTCTGGGTAGTGATGCGGTGCCTGGCGTGGTGGGCCATTCGCGGGCAGAGGGCTCAGCCGCCCGCCCCGCTCCCACAGGGTGAACTCGACGGGTGCTACGCTTGTCGATGATGAATCGTCAATGCCCATAGGGATCACGCGTCATGGAAAGCCTGGCGATTTTGAAAGTATTTCACGTCGCTGCTACGGTCGTGCTGCTGGGCAGCGTGGTGGCCGTCATCTACCGTGCCTGGCGCAGTTGGAAAGGCGGCGACCGGCTGCCCTTCGCCAGTACCCTGCAACGGCCCTGGGTGTACGCCTGGGTGGTCATGGCCGTGAGCCTGGTGAGTTTTCCAGTGACCGGCTGGTGGCTGGTGCACCGGGTCGGCTGGCCTTTGGGGCAAACCTGGATTCTCACCGCCGCGGTGTTGTATGTGATCGGCGGTGGGGTCTGGCTGCTGCTGATCAATCGGGTGAATCGCCTGCGTCTGGCGACGGGACTCGATGAGGTCGTCGTTGCGGCCAAGCGGCGCAATGTCTTGATCATCGCGACCATGGCAGTGGTGGTGCTTTTGTCGATCATCGGACTGATGGTGACCAAGCCTGCCTGAGGCTGCGCATTCAGGCAGACCGCGGCGTATTCTTCGCGGCCGATGACCGCTCCTACGGTTGGCCGCGATCCCTGTGGGAGCGGGCTCTGCCCGCGAAGAGAACCTCGCGGTGGATCAGACAGACCGCGGCGCATTCTTCGCGGGCAAGCCCGCTCCCACAGTCAGGCAGACCGCGGCGCATTCTTCGCGGGCAAGCCCGCTCCCACAGTCAGGCAGACCGCGGCGCATTCTTCGCGGGCAAGCCCGCTCCCACAGTCAGGCAGACCGCGGCGCATTCTTCGCGGGCAAGCCCGCTCCCACAGTCAGACAGACCGCAGCGCATTCTTCGCGGGCAGAGTCCGCTCCCACAGTCAGGCAGACCGCGGCGCATTCTTCGCGGGCAGAGCCCGCTCCCACAGTGAGCAGTGAGCAGTTATCAGCGCAGGGAGATTTCCTTCCAGCCGCGGCGCTTGGCTTCTTCGTGCAGGCGGGGGTCCGGGTCGACCACCACCGGGTGGGTCACTTGCTCCAGCAGTGGCAGATCGTTCATCGAGTCGCTGTAGAAATAGCTGTCGTGCAGATCGTAGCCGTTTTCTTCCAGCCAGCGGTTCAGGCGCGTGACCTTGCCTTCCTTGAAGCAGGGCACATCGAAGCTGCGACCGGTGTAGCGGCCGTCGACGCTTTCCACTTCGGTGGCCAGCAGCGTTTCCACGCCCAGGCGCTCGGCGATCGGGCCGGTCACGAAGCGGTTGGTGGCGGTGATGATCACCAGCTTGTCGCCCGCGTCGCGATGCTGTTGCAGCAAGGCGGCGGCCTTGGGCAGCATGATCGGCTCGATGCAGTCACGCATGAAATCGCGATGCCATTCATCCAGTTGCGCCACGTCGGTCGCCGCGAGGATTTCCAGGGTGAAGTTCAGGTACTCATTCAAGTCCAGACGGCCTGCCAGGTAGTCCTGATAGAACTCATCGTTGCGTGCCTTGTAGGTGTCGGCATCGAGAATGCCGCGGGCGCACAGATAATCACCCCAGGCATGGTCGCTGTCGCCGCCGAGCAGCGTGTTGTCGAGGTCGAATAGGGCCAGGCGCATGAAATGACTCGCATTAAATGGGGAAAAGGCCCACAGAATACGGACTTTTCACATGCGTGCACATAAGCTACGCGGCGTCGTTGCTGCCTTCACAGGCTTTGTGGAACAATGCCAGAACATGCGTTTACGAGGTTGTTGCCGTGATCGACCCCGATGGTTTTCGCCCTAACGTTGGCATCATTCTCACCAATGACGCCGGTCAGGTGCTATGGGCTCGGCGTATCAATCAGGACGCCTGGCAATTTCCGCAAGGGGGTATCAACCCTCAGGAAACGCCGGAAGAGGCCTTGTACCGCGAGCTGAATGAAGAAGTCGGGCTGGAACGCCAGGATGTAGAAATACTTGCCTGCACCCGCGGCTGGTTGCGTTATCGTCTACCCCAACGCCTGGTGCGCACGCACAGCCAACCGTTGTGCATCGGCCAGAAACAGAAATGGTTCCTGCTGCGCCTGGTATCCAACGAGCAGCGCGTGCGCATGGACCTGACCGGCAAACCCGAGTTCGATGGCTGGCGCTGGGTCAGCTATTGGTACCCGCTGGGCCAGGTAGTGACATTCAAGCGCGAGGTCTACAGACGCGCGCTCAAAGAGCTAGCCCCGCGCCTTCTCTCGCGCGACTGACGACGGAGTTCGACCCCGAGCCATGCTCAATACGCTGCGCAAGATCGTCCAGGAAGTCAACTCCGCCAAGGATCTCAAGTCGGCGCTGGGGATCATTGTGCAACGCGTCAAGGAAGCCATGGGCAGCCAGGTCTGCTCGGTGTACCTGCTGGATCTGGAAACCAATCGCTTCGTGCTGATGGCCACCGAAGGCCTCAACAAGCGCTCCATCGGCAAGGTCAGCATGGCCCCTAACGAAGGCCTTGTAGGCCTGGTGGGCACGCGCGAAGAACCGCTCAACCTGGAAAACGCCGCCGGCCACCCGCGTTATCGCTACTTTGCCGAAACCGGCGAGGAGCGCTACGCGTCCTTCCTCGGCACGCCGATCATTCACCACCGGCGCGTGGTGGGGGTGCTGGTGATCCAGCAAAAGGAGCGGCGTCAGTTCGACGAGGGCGAAGAAGCCTTTCTGGTCACCATGAGCGCGCAATTGGCGGGGGTGATCGCTCACGCCGAAGCCACCGGCTCGATCCGTGGCCTGGGACGTCAGGGCAAGGGCATCCAGGAAGCGCGCTTCGTCGGCGTGCCCGGTTCGCCCGGCGCGGCCGTGGGGACCGCAGTGGTCATGCTGCCGCCGGCCGACCTGGACGTGGTGCCCGACAAGAGTGTCAGCGACATCGATGCCGAACTGGCGTTGTTCCAGAACGCGCTGGAAGGCGTGCGCAACGACATGCGCACCCTGTCGGCGAAACTGGCCACCCAGCTGCGCCCCGAAGAGCGGGCGCTGTTCGACGTCTACCTGATGATGCTCGATGACGCTTCGCTGGGCAGCGAAGTGACCAACGTGATCAAGACCGGGCAATGGGCCCAGGGTGCGCTGCGCCACGTCGTCACCGAGCACGTCAACCGTTTCGAATTGATGGACGACGCCTACCTGCGCGAGCGCGCCTCCGACGTCAAGGACCTGGGGCGGCGCCTGCTCGCCTACCTGCAGGAGGCGCGTCAGCAAACCCTAGTCTACCCCGACAACACCATCCTGATCAGCGAAGAACTGTCGCCGGCAATGCTCGGCGAGGTGCCGGAAGGCAAGCTGGTGGGCCTGGTGTCGGTCCTGGGCTCGGGCAACTCCCACGTTGCCATCCTGGCGCGCGCCATGGGCATCCCGACGGTGATGGGCCTGGTCGACCTGCCGTATTCCAAGGTCGATGGCATCAAGATGATCGTCGATGGCTACCACGGCGAGGTCTACACCAACCCCA contains:
- a CDS encoding DUF2269 family protein — translated: MESLAILKVFHVAATVVLLGSVVAVIYRAWRSWKGGDRLPFASTLQRPWVYAWVVMAVSLVSFPVTGWWLVHRVGWPLGQTWILTAAVLYVIGGGVWLLLINRVNRLRLATGLDEVVVAAKRRNVLIIATMAVVVLLSIIGLMVTKPA
- the rpiA gene encoding ribose-5-phosphate isomerase RpiA, translating into MTQDQLKQAVAQAAVDFILPKLGEKSVVGVGTGSTANCFIDALAQHKSAFDGAVASSEATAARLKGHGIPVYELNSVGDLEFYVDGADESDEHLNLIKGGGAALTREKIVAAVATTFICIADGSKLVPVLGEFPLPVEVIPMARSHVARQLVKLGGDPVYREGVVTDNGNIIIDVYNMQITDPVALETQINAIVGVVTNGLFAARPADVLLLGASEGVKTLTRPT
- a CDS encoding MetQ/NlpA family ABC transporter substrate-binding protein; this encodes MLKPTLLLALTLLTGLAHAADDKPLIVGTTAAFAIPLETAVEEAKKQGLTVKLVEFTDWIAPNVSLAAGDIDVNYFQHIPFLENANTQAGTDLVPYAPGIINNVGLYSKRYKSFDELPKGASVAIANDPINSGRGLQLLAKAGLITLKPGVGYKATEDDILTNPKGIKILQVEAVQLVRAYDDADLVQGYPAYIRLAKTFDAGSALLFDGLDHPEYVIQFVIKPERKDDPRLAKFVDIYQHSPVVRASLDKINGKLYQVGWKE
- a CDS encoding SfnB family sulfur acquisition oxidoreductase — protein: MSSLPHPLDGVARIANDQQALEVARQLAPQLQHDSALRDRERQLPHTELTLFSRSGLGGISVPRAFGGAGVSNVTLAQVIALLAAADGSLGQIPQNHFYALEVLRINGSPAQQQRLYADVLAGQRLGNALAELGTRTAHDRTTRLTRDGDGFRINGRKFYATGALYAQCIPTSVIDEQGVQQLAFVPADSAGVQVIDDWSGFGQRTTGSGSVVFDNVWVSADAIVPFQSAFERPTTVGPFAQILHAAIDTGIARGAFEDALQFVRTRTRPWIDATSDKAVEDPLSLKSFGHLAIRLHAAEALLERAGEILDKAQVEPTAEHVGAASIAVAEARALSTEISLTAGSTLFELAGSQATLAEHGLDRHWRNARVHTLHDPVRWKYHAIGNYYLNDQLPPRRGTI
- the ilvA gene encoding threonine ammonia-lyase, biosynthetic; this translates as MLEQYVKMILTSRVYDVAVETPLQPAGQLSERLNNKILLKREDLQPVFSFKIRGAYNKLAQLSAEELARGVVTASAGNHAQGLALAARELGIKATIVMPNTTPEIKIEGVRSRGGIVVLHGDSFPEALAHSLKLVDEQGMVYIHPYDDPYTIAGQGTVAMEILRQHPGDLDAIFVPVGGGGLIAGIAAYVKYLRPGIKVIGVEPDDSNCLQQAMRAGERVVLPQVGLFADGVAVAQIGQYTFEICKDHVDEVITVSTDEICAAIKDIYDDTRSITEPAGALGVAGIKKYVEARGVSGQTLVAIDSGANVNFDRLRHVAERAELGEGREAIIAVTIPERPGSFKAFCEAIGKRQITEFNYRYHTGHEAHIFVGVQTHPERDPRAVLVQTLQSHGFPVLDLTDNELAKLHIRHMVGGHAVRVSDEMVLRFEFPERPGALFNFLDKLGGRWNISMFHYRNHGAADGRVVAGLQVPEEERHLVAGALAEIGYPFWDETDNPAYQLFLG
- a CDS encoding LLM class flavin-dependent oxidoreductase translates to MSKKQILLNAFNMNCVGHINHGLWTHPRDTSSQYKTLEYWTELAQLLERGLFDGLFIADIVGVYDIYQDSVDVTLKESIQLPVNDPLLLVSAMAAVTRHLGFGLTANLTYEAPYLFARRLSTLDHLTRGRVGWNIVTGYLDSAAKAMGLTQQVEHDRRYDQADEYLEVLYKLWEGSWEDDAVVEDRERRIYAQPEKVHKVQHEGEFYRVQGYHLCEPSPQRTPLLFQAGSSSRGLQFAGQHAECVFISGQNKQATRAQVDKVRDAARAAGRDPQAVKVFMGITVIVAATQAQAWAKHDEYLSYASAEAGVAHFAASTAIDFARYELDEPIQYVKGNAIESATKTLQNNDWTRRKLLDQHALGGRYITLVGDPEQVADELEAWIAETGLDGFNLTRTVTPESYVDFIDLVIPVLQARGSYKTAYAQGTLREKVFGQGPGLPEGHAGFSCKRGA
- a CDS encoding methionine ABC transporter ATP-binding protein; the encoded protein is MPTTNVQRRLADTAGLARQPAEPLELHPQLANSLVRFIGVGKTYEGAQGPVQALQGIDLTIERGEVFGIIGRSGAGKSSLIRTINRLEQPSSGRVLIDQVDIGDFDEDRLVALRRRIGMIFQHFNLMSAKTVWQNVELPLKVAGVPQAERWRKVGELLELVGLQGKRDAYPAQLSGGQKQRVGIARALVHDPQILLCDEATSALDPETTESILALLRDINWRLGLTIILITHEMAVIRAICDRVVVLEGGQVVEQGPVWQVFGDPRHEVSRTLLAPLQHGLSDELRARLRSTAPTPEAALVLRLGVTGAQTGEADLSSLFNLLGGQVSLLQGGIERIQGRALGSLVVAVSNSPHDREHLLQRARQWAQQVEELGYVV
- a CDS encoding SfnB family sulfur acquisition oxidoreductase; its protein translation is MVNHSISLEHPQPQTTTDNGPALLPAQILRNDADALEAAQALAASARTHAARRDQQRELPWPLIEQFTASGLGSITVPRAFGGPDVSFVTLAEVFRVISAADPALGQIPQNHFGILQMLRGTATEAQQHALFTAVLGGARIGNGGPERGARNTLEINTRIVRDDDGGRISGQKFYSTGALFAHWVAVKAVDDEQRLVMAFVRRGTPGLRIVDDWSGFGQRTTASGTVVLENAHVPDAHVVQIWRQAQQPNIQGAVSQLMQAAIDAGIAEAAIDDTIAFVREKSRPWIDAGVERASDDPFVIADIGRLKLELHAAQALLRKAARALDQIGQGPVDAALAGQASIAVAEAKVITTEVALQASEKLFELAGSRATLAEFNLDRHWRNARVHTLHDPVRWKYHAVGAYHLNGSLPARHSWI